In Actinacidiphila yeochonensis CN732, a genomic segment contains:
- a CDS encoding BlaI/MecI/CopY family transcriptional regulator — MAGQDRPAVGRRAPGELESEVLAALWAAGEPIGAGTVREQVAGEPAYTTVLTILTRLHHKGLVVRTRAGRSHLYAPVRDEAGQAAAGMRELLEHGGDRAAVLARFVSELPAEDEKLLEQLLRGQSED; from the coding sequence GTGGCAGGACAGGACCGTCCGGCGGTCGGACGGCGCGCACCCGGAGAGCTGGAGAGCGAGGTGCTCGCGGCGCTGTGGGCGGCCGGCGAGCCGATTGGCGCCGGAACCGTACGCGAACAGGTCGCCGGCGAACCCGCCTACACCACCGTGCTGACGATTCTGACCCGGCTGCACCACAAGGGCCTGGTGGTGCGCACCCGCGCCGGCCGCAGCCACCTGTACGCCCCGGTCCGCGACGAAGCCGGCCAGGCCGCGGCCGGCATGCGGGAACTGCTGGAGCACGGTGGTGACCGTGCCGCGGTGCTGGCGCGGTTCGTCTCCGAACTGCCGGCCGAGGACGAGAAGCTGCTCGAACAGCTGCTGCGCGGGCAGTCGGAGGACTAG
- a CDS encoding M56 family metallopeptidase produces MGLILCVPALVVTFLVLAAPAAARRMPPRTATWILASVAVLGAGTWLTVLGMLGVTRIGEIPQIAQIGRWSPHALAAHSPVDRPVATLSVLAAALGLAVTVCAAGRRLTLLADARRKGRALPTAGDLAVLDDPVPSAFALPGTPGRVVVSSGMLRVLNPGEREALLAHERAHLAHRHHLFLLAFQAVAAGNPLLRPLARAGTFALERWADEEAVTVVRDRRLVARAIARAALAGTASPRWAPAATGGPVPQRVSALLAPPVPARRAPVAACTALMLVCCVTLVLAAHHVDAVFDASAFTRGGAHGA; encoded by the coding sequence GTGGGCCTCATACTGTGCGTTCCCGCGCTCGTGGTCACCTTCCTCGTACTCGCCGCGCCTGCCGCCGCCCGCAGGATGCCGCCGCGGACAGCCACCTGGATCCTGGCGTCGGTCGCGGTGCTCGGCGCGGGCACCTGGCTGACGGTGCTGGGGATGCTGGGCGTGACCCGCATCGGTGAGATCCCGCAGATCGCCCAGATCGGGCGCTGGTCCCCGCACGCGCTGGCCGCGCACAGCCCCGTCGACCGGCCGGTCGCCACGCTGTCGGTGCTCGCCGCGGCGCTCGGCCTCGCGGTCACGGTCTGCGCGGCGGGGCGGCGCCTGACGCTGCTGGCCGACGCGCGGCGCAAGGGCCGAGCCCTGCCCACCGCCGGCGACCTGGCCGTACTCGACGACCCGGTGCCCTCGGCCTTCGCACTGCCGGGCACCCCGGGCCGGGTCGTGGTGTCCTCCGGCATGCTGCGGGTGCTGAACCCGGGCGAACGCGAGGCGCTGCTTGCCCACGAGCGCGCCCATCTGGCCCACCGCCACCACCTCTTCCTGCTGGCCTTCCAGGCCGTGGCAGCCGGCAACCCGCTGCTGCGCCCCCTGGCCCGTGCCGGCACCTTCGCACTGGAGCGCTGGGCCGACGAGGAGGCGGTGACGGTGGTGCGCGACCGCCGGCTGGTCGCCCGCGCCATCGCCCGCGCCGCACTCGCCGGCACGGCGTCACCGCGGTGGGCGCCGGCCGCCACCGGCGGCCCGGTCCCGCAGCGGGTCAGCGCGCTCCTGGCCCCACCCGTGCCCGCCCGCCGAGCACCGGTGGCCGCGTGCACCGCCCTCATGCTGGTCTGCTGCGTGACCCTGGTCCTGGCGGCCCACCACGTCGACGCCGTCTTCGACGCCTCAGCCTTCACCCGGGGCGGCGCCCACGGCGCCTGA
- a CDS encoding polysaccharide deacetylase family protein has product MTATRSLRTVLGACALALPAAAQAGPVVSTFGPLRNRLMPRLAGHGRSGHVALTFDDGPDHLSTPHFLRLLDTRGPRATFFMLGSMAARSPGLVREMAQAGHEIAVHGWEHRPLLLRGPRATYDDLARAKDLIGGLTGVQPRLFRPPYGVMTGATYLVCRRLGLTPVLWTAWGEDWRARATPASVHDTVARDLRDGGTILLHDSDCTSATGSWRNTLGALPRLLDTCQERGLSVGPLREHGRPPVAGWRGGRGFGSPGA; this is encoded by the coding sequence ATGACCGCGACCCGCTCCCTGCGCACCGTGCTCGGCGCCTGCGCCCTGGCGCTGCCCGCCGCCGCGCAGGCCGGCCCGGTCGTCAGCACCTTCGGGCCGCTGCGCAACCGGCTGATGCCGCGACTGGCGGGACACGGCCGCAGCGGCCATGTCGCGCTCACCTTCGACGACGGGCCCGACCACCTGTCGACGCCGCACTTCCTGCGGCTGCTGGACACCCGCGGACCGCGGGCGACGTTCTTCATGCTCGGCTCGATGGCGGCGCGCTCTCCCGGACTCGTGCGGGAGATGGCGCAGGCCGGGCACGAGATCGCCGTGCACGGCTGGGAGCACCGCCCGCTGCTGCTGCGCGGCCCGCGGGCCACGTACGACGACCTGGCCCGTGCCAAGGACCTGATCGGCGGCCTGACCGGCGTGCAGCCGCGGCTGTTCCGTCCGCCCTACGGCGTCATGACCGGTGCGACGTACCTGGTGTGCCGGCGGCTCGGCCTGACCCCGGTGCTGTGGACGGCGTGGGGCGAGGACTGGCGGGCCAGAGCCACACCGGCCAGCGTGCACGACACCGTGGCCCGCGACCTGCGCGACGGCGGCACGATCCTGCTGCACGACTCCGACTGCACCTCGGCCACCGGCTCGTGGCGCAACACCCTCGGCGCGCTGCCCCGGCTGCTCGACACCTGCCAGGAGCGCGGGCTGAGCGTCGGTCCGCTGCGCGAGCACGGCCGGCCGCCGGTCGCGGGCTGGCGCGGCGGACGCGGCTTCGGGTCACCGGGGGCGTAG
- a CDS encoding MGDG synthase family glycosyltransferase, protein MPRNATPASASTNAPRSRIVIISAGMGAGHDGAAQQLAERLLADGFTVDRHDFLDLLPARLGTVLAGTYHRLLVRAPGGYQRIYASTERGSRPGPAVAGLLRATRRRVLRAIPPDTAVVVSTYPGASQVLGGLRRRGELAVPAVTYLTDFSVHPLWVAPGVDVHLAAHRVPARQAADRDAAGVRVCAPVVGRAFSPASRAQRAAARAAFALPREAPLALLVAGSWGVGAVEQAAADLRECGAVEPVVVCGRNERLAARLRARGFAHVHGWVADMPGLMRACDVLVQNAGGLTSLEAFAAGLPVLSYRCIPGHGQTNAAALAEAGLAPWVRDPRALAAAVGQALEGDGAGRALFDGGVCAATAVADVARGAAPAPAAPVAVRRPAGRPRRCAGCARWH, encoded by the coding sequence GTGCCCCGAAACGCCACACCGGCATCCGCGTCCACCAACGCGCCCCGGTCACGGATCGTCATCATCTCCGCGGGGATGGGCGCGGGCCACGACGGTGCGGCCCAGCAACTCGCCGAGCGGCTGCTCGCCGACGGCTTCACCGTCGACCGGCACGACTTCCTCGACCTGCTGCCGGCGCGCCTCGGCACCGTGCTGGCCGGGACCTACCACCGGCTGCTGGTCCGCGCGCCGGGCGGCTACCAGCGGATCTACGCCTCCACCGAGCGCGGATCACGACCGGGGCCCGCGGTGGCGGGACTGCTCCGCGCGACGCGCCGGCGGGTACTGCGAGCGATACCGCCCGACACCGCCGTGGTGGTCTCGACCTACCCCGGGGCCAGCCAGGTGCTCGGCGGACTGCGACGGCGCGGTGAACTGGCCGTGCCCGCGGTGACGTACCTGACCGACTTCTCGGTGCACCCGCTGTGGGTGGCGCCGGGCGTCGACGTGCATCTGGCCGCGCACCGCGTGCCCGCCCGGCAGGCGGCGGACCGCGACGCGGCCGGGGTACGGGTGTGCGCGCCCGTGGTGGGCCGGGCGTTCAGCCCCGCCTCGCGGGCACAGCGGGCGGCAGCCCGCGCGGCCTTCGCCCTTCCCCGGGAGGCACCGCTCGCACTGCTGGTGGCGGGCTCCTGGGGGGTGGGCGCGGTCGAGCAGGCCGCGGCCGACCTGCGGGAGTGCGGGGCGGTCGAACCGGTCGTGGTGTGCGGGCGCAACGAGCGACTCGCCGCCCGGCTGCGGGCGCGGGGCTTCGCCCACGTGCACGGCTGGGTGGCCGACATGCCGGGGCTGATGCGTGCCTGCGACGTCCTGGTGCAGAACGCCGGCGGCCTCACGTCGCTCGAAGCCTTCGCCGCCGGACTGCCGGTGCTCAGCTACCGCTGCATACCCGGTCACGGGCAGACGAACGCCGCCGCCCTGGCCGAGGCGGGGCTCGCCCCCTGGGTGCGCGACCCGCGAGCCCTCGCCGCGGCTGTCGGCCAGGCGCTGGAGGGCGACGGCGCGGGACGGGCGCTCTTCGACGGCGGCGTCTGCGCCGCGACAGCGGTCGCCGATGTCGCCAGGGGCGCGGCCCCGGCGCCCGCGGCACCCGTGGCGGTACGCCGCCCGGCGGGGCGCCCCCGGCGCTGCGCGGGGTGCGCGCGCTGGCACTGA
- the efeU gene encoding iron uptake transporter permease EfeU: MWDNLFPNFLIGLREGLEAGLVVSILVATLVRGGNKERLPQVWTGVAAAVGLSLSFGAVLTFGSQQMPTTAQEAFGGVLSVVAVGFVTVMVFWMRRNARGLSGEIREKVTAALTMGAGPLVVTSFLAVGREGLETALFLWTNAETAHGSGTGPLLGGAVGLVLAAGLCWALYKRVLKINLTRFFTWTGFGLVVIAAGVLGYGLRDLQEGGVLPGGGSYLVDLSGHVDAGSWYAQLVQGVLNLTTQMTWLQVTAYVAYLAVVMALFVRGLRAPEPRPAAPSPATPEAVRPGSRPAPASRRTPRWTVPVAVVAVPAGVAAAIVAFSGGKPAGTQTVAVSETDCGKGFTAPRPGRQTFQMRNTGGRTSEVYLIDPATGAVYGEIEGLAPGTTRDLVASVGSGTYAWRCVPTGGKAVTSASVRVSGGGTTRAVLPLAASELQPPLAAYRAYVDQGLATLQGRTARLRSDLKAGDTSSARADWLTAHLTYSSLGAAYGTFADFDSRINGREDGLPGGVRDPGFTGFHRIEYGLWHGEPAKSLLPYADRLASDVTGLREAFPTQDFDPADLPLRSHEILENTLQFELTGDTDEGSGSNLATAGANLAGTRELLTVLRPLITARAPGQLTVVDADAARLQALLDAAHKGTAWTPVESLDPAARAKVDGATGRLLEDLAPIPDLLEIRKSA, from the coding sequence ATGTGGGACAACTTGTTCCCCAACTTCCTCATAGGTTTGCGGGAAGGGCTTGAAGCGGGGCTGGTGGTCTCGATCCTCGTGGCCACCCTCGTCCGCGGCGGCAACAAGGAGCGGCTGCCCCAGGTGTGGACCGGCGTCGCCGCCGCGGTCGGACTGTCCCTGAGCTTCGGCGCGGTGCTGACGTTCGGCTCGCAGCAGATGCCCACCACCGCCCAGGAGGCGTTCGGCGGCGTCCTGTCGGTCGTCGCGGTGGGCTTCGTCACCGTGATGGTCTTCTGGATGCGCCGGAACGCGCGCGGTCTCTCCGGCGAGATCAGGGAGAAGGTCACCGCGGCCCTCACCATGGGCGCCGGGCCCCTGGTCGTCACCTCCTTCCTCGCGGTCGGCCGCGAGGGCCTGGAGACCGCGCTGTTCCTGTGGACCAACGCCGAGACCGCGCACGGCTCCGGCACCGGCCCGCTGCTCGGCGGGGCCGTGGGTCTGGTGCTGGCCGCCGGGCTCTGCTGGGCGCTCTACAAGCGCGTCCTGAAGATCAACCTGACGAGGTTCTTCACCTGGACCGGCTTCGGACTCGTCGTCATCGCGGCCGGCGTCCTCGGCTACGGCCTGCGCGACCTGCAGGAGGGCGGGGTGCTGCCGGGCGGCGGCAGCTACCTGGTCGACCTCTCGGGCCACGTCGACGCCGGTTCCTGGTACGCCCAGCTCGTGCAGGGAGTGCTCAACCTCACCACGCAGATGACCTGGCTCCAGGTCACCGCCTACGTCGCCTACCTGGCCGTGGTCATGGCCCTGTTCGTCCGTGGCCTGCGCGCCCCCGAGCCCCGCCCGGCCGCCCCGTCCCCCGCGACCCCCGAGGCCGTGCGGCCGGGCTCCCGGCCGGCCCCGGCCTCCCGGCGGACGCCCCGCTGGACGGTACCGGTGGCGGTGGTGGCCGTACCGGCCGGGGTGGCAGCGGCGATCGTGGCGTTCAGCGGCGGCAAGCCCGCCGGCACCCAGACGGTGGCGGTCTCCGAGACCGACTGCGGCAAGGGGTTCACCGCCCCCCGGCCCGGCCGCCAGACCTTCCAGATGCGCAACACCGGCGGCAGGACCTCCGAGGTCTATCTGATCGACCCGGCCACCGGCGCCGTCTACGGCGAGATCGAGGGCCTCGCCCCCGGCACCACCCGCGACCTGGTCGCCAGCGTCGGCAGCGGCACGTACGCCTGGCGCTGCGTGCCCACCGGCGGCAAGGCGGTCACCTCCGCGTCCGTACGGGTCAGCGGTGGCGGCACCACCCGCGCGGTGCTCCCGCTCGCCGCGTCCGAACTCCAGCCGCCGCTCGCCGCCTACCGGGCCTACGTGGACCAGGGGCTCGCCACCCTGCAGGGCCGGACCGCGCGGCTGCGCTCCGACCTGAAGGCGGGCGACACGAGCTCGGCCCGCGCCGACTGGCTCACCGCGCACCTGACCTACTCCTCGCTCGGCGCGGCCTACGGCACCTTCGCCGACTTCGACAGCCGGATCAACGGCCGCGAGGACGGCCTGCCCGGCGGCGTCCGCGACCCGGGCTTCACCGGGTTCCACCGGATCGAGTACGGCCTGTGGCACGGCGAGCCCGCGAAGTCCCTGCTGCCGTACGCCGACCGGCTGGCGAGCGACGTCACCGGGTTGCGCGAGGCGTTCCCCACCCAGGACTTCGACCCCGCCGACCTGCCGCTGCGCAGCCACGAGATCCTGGAGAACACCCTGCAGTTCGAGCTGACCGGCGACACCGACGAGGGCAGCGGCAGCAACCTCGCCACGGCCGGCGCCAACCTCGCCGGCACCCGCGAACTGCTCACCGTGCTGCGCCCGCTGATCACGGCTCGGGCGCCGGGGCAGCTGACCGTCGTCGACGCCGACGCGGCCCGGCTGCAGGCCCTGCTCGACGCCGCCCACAAGGGCACCGCGTGGACGCCCGTCGAGTCCCTCGACCCGGCCGCCCGCGCGAAGGTCGACGGCGCCACCGGCCGGCTGCTCGAAGACCTCGCGCCGATCCCCGACCTTCTCGAGATCCGGAAGTCGGCCTGA